From the genome of Colwellia psychrerythraea 34H, one region includes:
- a CDS encoding glycosyltransferase, with protein MDLEKMSTIIFINNLGLGGAERVVSRLFQNRDINDIATLWVFNDNFFYDCTAKKKVILSKKYKLLTYINALIKLLKLDDTKLVQAHLNLPILLSTCAKLFGAKFNLKTVHCFAYSSFYNRRGFLGKSHKFIFSKLLKKADFHTFKSREMVDDFVETFGWRPERYSVIYNPYDIENITRLSNEVVNQCDLKNNKLNVAIVGRLNISKRSFDVIELALGTSDIAHYHFFGDGPLKEDLLKEVKNRKINNVTVHGMIKNPFKYVRKMGVYLSLSESEGFPNALIESMICNAIPIHSDCKTGPKEILCDNYKDYSSIKSEFSVQKRGVLFPVGDMLGASKAILYVFENYVELREGFNSESREFIDSLAFDKISQEYYLTLNKHS; from the coding sequence ATGGATTTAGAAAAGATGTCAACAATTATATTTATTAATAATTTAGGGCTTGGTGGAGCTGAACGAGTGGTTTCCCGATTATTTCAAAATAGAGATATAAATGATATAGCAACTCTGTGGGTATTCAATGATAACTTCTTTTACGATTGCACAGCAAAAAAGAAAGTTATTTTAAGTAAAAAATATAAATTACTTACTTATATTAATGCATTGATTAAATTGTTGAAGCTCGATGATACTAAGTTAGTTCAAGCTCACCTTAATCTACCTATATTACTATCAACGTGTGCTAAATTATTTGGGGCAAAATTTAATTTAAAAACAGTTCACTGTTTTGCGTACAGTAGTTTTTATAATAGGAGGGGTTTTTTGGGAAAAAGCCATAAGTTTATATTTTCTAAACTTTTAAAAAAAGCTGACTTCCACACATTTAAATCAAGGGAAATGGTCGATGATTTTGTAGAAACCTTCGGGTGGAGGCCTGAACGTTATTCTGTAATTTATAACCCTTATGATATTGAAAATATTACTAGATTATCTAATGAAGTCGTCAATCAATGTGATTTAAAAAATAACAAACTAAATGTAGCAATTGTAGGCAGGTTAAATATCTCTAAGCGTTCTTTTGATGTAATTGAATTAGCTTTAGGTACATCCGATATTGCACATTACCACTTTTTCGGTGATGGACCTTTAAAAGAAGACCTGTTAAAGGAAGTTAAAAATAGAAAAATCAATAATGTTACAGTGCATGGCATGATAAAAAACCCATTTAAGTACGTGAGAAAAATGGGGGTGTATCTTTCTCTATCTGAGTCTGAAGGCTTCCCAAATGCTCTGATTGAGTCGATGATATGTAATGCAATTCCTATACACAGTGACTGTAAAACTGGTCCTAAAGAAATTTTATGTGATAATTATAAAGATTATTCTAGCATAAAGTCTGAATTTTCGGTCCAAAAAAGAGGGGTGTTATTTCCTGTTGGCGATATGCTTGGCGCATCTAAGGCAATACTTTATGTATTTGAAAATTATGTAGAATTAAGAGAGGGGTTTAATAGTGAAAGTCGCGAATTTATTGACTCTTTAGCTTTTGACAAAATATCTCAAGAATATTACTTAACTTTAAATAAGCATTCTTAA
- a CDS encoding asparagine synthase-related protein yields MKEIFSIGRNLTARDKCMNGNYNKNYIGNGSHLGTIYPLFSKESPSDFFFNMEDIINFRTKNNLNIELDKVALVEKACLPYLLGNRTLITDVERAPWMHSYSNQRWINESLPYHGKSKPNKETFVCDLKTSLSNEAIGYIGKANTVGILLSGGMDSRVVAGVVRDLQKNNRSISVVGITWGNANSRDVIYSQRICQQFGWEFVHFPITAETLHKNIQLSAKMGAEVSALHFHAMSDVADLKGVDVILAGSYGDSVGRAEFSGKHVTKLSSVLPSRINNLGLIKDELFQSALESIRNDAQLPAFHNAGDNNLRKYEIEQECHYMRRMLQSCMHVVAEKIPFYQMFTAPSVFGLMWGLEPNIRNNDWYVELLNILPGQLLQIPWARTGILYHLPEGTADEFDKSYHQYGLWLKTELKDEMLNAMNSKSIRELGIFNEYSLDALVSSWGIAKGASNNRLDEVVSWIASLNTFINNNQSLNLAEEIPYKYSDYYNTAKGSCYGMLYSLARNYLRK; encoded by the coding sequence ATGAAAGAAATATTTAGTATTGGAAGAAACTTAACTGCTCGGGATAAGTGCATGAATGGAAATTATAATAAAAACTATATAGGTAATGGATCTCACCTAGGAACTATATATCCCCTTTTCTCAAAAGAGTCACCTTCAGACTTTTTTTTTAATATGGAAGATATCATCAATTTTAGAACAAAAAACAATCTGAACATTGAATTGGACAAGGTAGCTTTAGTAGAGAAAGCTTGCCTACCATATCTTTTAGGAAATAGGACTCTCATAACTGATGTTGAGCGTGCACCATGGATGCACTCATATTCTAATCAGCGATGGATTAATGAATCATTACCTTATCATGGGAAAAGCAAACCGAATAAAGAAACCTTTGTCTGTGATTTGAAAACCTCATTGTCGAATGAAGCAATTGGCTACATAGGTAAAGCTAATACAGTAGGGATTCTGTTAAGTGGAGGCATGGATAGCAGAGTTGTTGCTGGAGTAGTGAGAGATTTACAGAAAAATAATAGAAGTATTAGTGTTGTAGGAATAACATGGGGAAATGCGAATAGCAGGGATGTAATATATTCACAAAGAATTTGTCAACAGTTTGGCTGGGAATTTGTACATTTTCCAATCACAGCTGAGACATTACATAAGAACATCCAGCTATCTGCAAAAATGGGGGCGGAAGTGTCCGCGCTTCACTTTCATGCCATGAGTGATGTAGCAGACTTGAAAGGTGTTGATGTTATTCTTGCGGGTAGTTATGGTGATAGCGTCGGCAGAGCAGAGTTTTCCGGTAAACATGTTACAAAGTTAAGTAGCGTACTACCAAGTAGAATAAATAATTTAGGTCTGATTAAAGACGAGTTATTCCAAAGTGCCCTAGAAAGTATTAGAAATGATGCTCAACTGCCTGCATTTCATAACGCTGGTGATAATAACTTAAGAAAGTATGAAATAGAACAAGAGTGCCATTATATGCGGCGAATGTTACAGTCATGCATGCATGTGGTTGCTGAAAAGATCCCTTTTTATCAGATGTTTACTGCTCCCTCTGTCTTTGGCTTGATGTGGGGCTTGGAACCAAATATCAGGAATAATGATTGGTATGTAGAATTATTGAATATATTACCGGGACAGTTATTGCAAATCCCATGGGCTAGAACTGGGATATTGTATCACTTACCGGAAGGTACCGCTGATGAGTTTGATAAGAGCTACCATCAATATGGCTTATGGTTAAAAACAGAACTTAAAGATGAAATGCTGAATGCTATGAATAGTAAGTCTATAAGGGAACTAGGTATATTTAACGAGTATAGCCTAGATGCATTAGTCTCAAGCTGGGGAATAGCGAAAGGTGCAAGTAATAATAGGTTAGATGAAGTTGTTTCGTGGATTGCGTCACTAAATACTTTTATTAATAACAACCAATCTCTAAACCTAGCAGAAGAAATTCCTTATAAATATTCTGATTATTACAATACAGCGAAGGGCAGCTGCTATGGTATGTTATATTCTTTAGCTAGAAACTATTTAAGGAAATAG
- a CDS encoding polysaccharide biosynthesis tyrosine autokinase has product MSIDENIVKPTVRNQQGNNTSNNAPANEIDLMALFGALIDRKIFIVSITTLFAVIGIAIAIFSTPIYKATAMIQVEESGGSVPGLDDMAGMFESSSKSITEIELLKSRSVIGEAVDTLKLDIVAVPKLFPVIGGRSFRKFNPIKEGDLAAASFGATSYAWGGEQIEVFRFDVPQYGIDKEYIIQASDNQSFKLLSEDGKVILHGKVGEELSNDRFSITLKTLVARAGTEFIVTRKDRLNTIVDLQTAIGASEKGKDSGIVNLSFQHETPEYAEGVLNKTAEIYVLRNVDRNSAEAKKSLDFLEVQLPEIKKQLESSEALFNDYQRDQQSVNITLETQGVLEQIVELDTKLQELDLKRLAMSRMFKRNHPNYQGIVEQIEAVQKQRDGLAGKISNLPEMQQKLLRLTRDVEVGNEIYMMLLGKVQELDIVRAGTVGNVRIIDVAEVNTIKPVKPKKALIVVMATLVGGMLAIAIVLVQKALHKGVEDPSEIEAIGMPVYASVPFSMHQDKLTGLTKALTKGRKRKANQSHNDKSNVLAVDNPADLSIEALRSLRTSLHFAMMEAKNNVIAISGPSPGVGKSFISANLGAVLAQSGQKVLVIDADMRKGYLQKQFGIVWENGLSDYLSGQQTLEQVTKATNVEGLSVITRGQVPPNPSELLMHSNFSDLITEIKAKYDIILIDTPPILAVTDPAIVGGHAGTMLLVTRFGQNAIKEIDYARQRFEQNGIDVKGVVFNGVVKKASNAYGYYGYYNYEYKSDK; this is encoded by the coding sequence ATGTCAATCGATGAAAATATAGTTAAACCTACCGTTCGTAATCAGCAGGGTAATAATACTTCAAATAACGCCCCTGCTAATGAAATTGATTTGATGGCGCTTTTTGGTGCGCTTATTGATCGTAAAATATTTATTGTGTCAATAACCACGCTATTTGCTGTGATTGGTATTGCTATAGCCATATTTTCTACACCGATTTATAAAGCCACAGCCATGATCCAGGTAGAAGAAAGTGGCGGTTCAGTGCCAGGTTTAGATGACATGGCGGGTATGTTTGAAAGTAGTTCTAAGTCAATAACAGAAATAGAGCTATTAAAATCTCGCTCAGTTATTGGTGAAGCGGTTGATACCTTAAAATTAGATATAGTTGCGGTACCTAAATTATTCCCTGTCATTGGTGGCCGAAGTTTTAGAAAATTTAACCCAATCAAAGAAGGTGATCTTGCTGCAGCAAGTTTTGGTGCAACAAGTTATGCGTGGGGCGGTGAACAAATTGAAGTATTCCGGTTTGACGTACCACAATATGGAATTGATAAAGAATACATAATACAAGCAAGTGATAATCAGAGCTTCAAATTGCTCTCTGAAGACGGCAAAGTTATTTTACATGGTAAAGTAGGTGAAGAGTTATCAAATGACCGTTTTTCAATAACATTAAAAACCCTAGTAGCAAGAGCTGGCACAGAATTTATTGTTACCCGTAAAGATCGCTTAAATACTATTGTTGATCTACAAACGGCTATTGGTGCCAGTGAAAAAGGTAAAGATTCTGGCATCGTGAACTTAAGCTTTCAACATGAAACACCAGAATATGCTGAAGGTGTTTTGAACAAAACTGCTGAAATTTATGTACTGAGAAATGTTGACAGAAACTCAGCCGAAGCTAAAAAGTCACTCGATTTTTTAGAGGTTCAGTTACCCGAAATTAAAAAACAGCTAGAAAGTTCAGAAGCATTATTTAATGACTATCAACGAGATCAACAATCAGTCAACATTACCTTAGAAACACAAGGCGTTCTAGAACAAATTGTTGAACTGGATACCAAGTTACAAGAATTAGACCTTAAACGTTTAGCTATGTCTCGCATGTTCAAACGTAACCATCCTAATTATCAAGGCATTGTTGAGCAAATAGAAGCGGTACAAAAACAACGTGATGGCTTAGCGGGTAAAATTTCAAACTTACCTGAAATGCAGCAAAAATTATTGCGTTTAACGCGTGATGTTGAAGTTGGTAATGAAATTTATATGATGCTGCTGGGTAAAGTGCAAGAGTTAGATATTGTACGTGCAGGCACTGTCGGTAATGTACGTATTATTGATGTGGCAGAAGTGAATACTATTAAACCAGTAAAACCGAAAAAAGCCTTGATAGTGGTAATGGCCACTCTGGTAGGTGGTATGTTAGCTATTGCTATTGTGCTAGTGCAAAAGGCATTACATAAAGGCGTTGAAGACCCTAGCGAGATAGAAGCTATTGGCATGCCTGTTTATGCCAGTGTACCATTCTCTATGCATCAAGATAAATTAACAGGCTTAACTAAGGCTTTAACCAAAGGCCGTAAACGTAAAGCAAATCAAAGCCATAATGATAAGAGTAATGTATTGGCTGTTGATAATCCTGCTGACTTATCAATAGAGGCACTTCGTAGCCTACGTACCAGTTTGCACTTTGCAATGATGGAAGCAAAAAATAATGTTATTGCCATATCAGGCCCTTCTCCAGGTGTAGGTAAATCATTTATCTCAGCTAATCTTGGTGCAGTATTGGCTCAAAGTGGTCAGAAGGTTCTAGTCATTGATGCTGATATGAGAAAAGGCTATTTACAAAAACAGTTTGGTATAGTGTGGGAAAACGGTTTGTCAGATTACTTATCAGGACAACAAACGCTGGAGCAAGTGACCAAAGCAACCAATGTTGAAGGGCTAAGTGTTATTACACGTGGTCAAGTACCACCAAATCCTTCCGAATTATTAATGCACAGTAATTTTAGTGACTTAATTACAGAAATAAAAGCTAAATACGATATTATTCTTATAGATACTCCACCTATACTAGCCGTGACAGACCCCGCTATTGTCGGTGGTCATGCTGGCACCATGTTATTGGTTACACGCTTTGGTCAAAATGCGATTAAAGAAATTGACTATGCCCGTCAGCGCTTTGAACAAAATGGCATTGATGTAAAAGGTGTGGTATTTAATGGCGTAGTGAAAAAAGCAAGTAATGCCTATGGTTATTATGGTTATTATAACTATGAATATAAATCGGATAAGTAA
- a CDS encoding oligosaccharide flippase family protein produces the protein MNIDIKRLVDNFCSLAVLKIFNLLLPLVTLPYLLKTLELNNYGVIVLALSLIMYFQTITEYGFNLSATREIAKNRSSAARLEFIYSKVVWCKLLLLIISLLVLVVVVFFTPKLFESKTTFLLTGLILIGHSMFPEWFFRGMEQMRYITLLDLCIKLLFTIGVFVFINNEGDGWLYPLLLGSAYITVSILSHLLIYYKFNVSLKLVKFMVIYRTLKNTFPLFINQFFPNLYNNTTTFLVGMMLGNHAVGLFGAIKQVASLLNVFNSVITAVIFPYLNRNKDKFNLYCKYYLLLLFTVSLLFIFVGQYVFLLLEINDEIVNKVFLILIIGIFNIGIYSVFATNYLIIHKKDKLVMKITVITSLIGFSLSYPFIHLFGLTGAALTVCTSQFLLGTISFVFYKKNNERNI, from the coding sequence ATGAATATTGATATAAAAAGGCTAGTGGATAATTTTTGTTCATTGGCTGTTCTTAAGATATTTAACCTATTATTACCCTTGGTTACCTTGCCCTACTTATTGAAAACTCTAGAACTAAATAATTATGGCGTTATAGTTCTTGCGCTTTCATTAATTATGTATTTTCAGACTATAACTGAATACGGCTTTAATTTGTCTGCTACGAGAGAAATAGCAAAAAATAGGAGTAGTGCGGCTCGTTTAGAGTTTATCTATAGTAAGGTTGTCTGGTGTAAGTTGTTACTTTTAATTATTAGTCTGCTAGTTTTAGTCGTCGTTGTTTTTTTTACACCAAAGCTTTTTGAGTCTAAAACAACCTTTTTACTAACAGGTTTGATTCTTATAGGGCACTCTATGTTCCCTGAATGGTTTTTTAGAGGCATGGAACAAATGAGGTACATTACTCTTTTAGATTTATGTATTAAGTTACTTTTTACTATTGGGGTTTTTGTTTTTATTAACAATGAAGGTGATGGTTGGTTATATCCATTATTGCTTGGAAGTGCCTATATTACCGTTTCGATTTTGTCACATTTACTTATTTATTATAAATTTAATGTCTCTTTAAAACTTGTAAAATTTATGGTTATCTACAGAACATTGAAAAATACTTTTCCACTTTTTATCAATCAATTTTTCCCAAATTTATATAATAATACTACAACATTTCTCGTGGGTATGATGCTTGGCAATCATGCTGTTGGTTTGTTCGGGGCGATTAAACAAGTTGCTTCATTGTTGAATGTTTTTAACTCAGTAATTACAGCGGTTATATTTCCATACTTGAATAGGAATAAAGATAAATTTAACCTGTATTGTAAATATTATTTGCTTTTACTTTTTACAGTATCATTACTTTTTATTTTTGTTGGGCAGTATGTGTTTCTACTCCTAGAGATAAATGATGAAATTGTGAATAAGGTATTTTTAATACTTATAATTGGTATATTCAACATTGGTATCTATAGTGTTTTTGCCACAAACTACCTTATAATACATAAAAAAGATAAACTAGTTATGAAAATAACGGTAATTACTTCTCTAATTGGTTTTTCATTATCATACCCGTTCATTCACCTTTTTGGTTTGACGGGAGCTGCATTAACTGTATGTACTAGCCAGTTTTTGTTAGGGACGATTTCATTTGTTTTTTATAAGAAAAACAATGAAAGAAATATTTAG
- a CDS encoding low molecular weight protein-tyrosine-phosphatase, whose translation MFNSILVVCAGNICRSPTGEYLLKDKLKDKSADNSVENQIKVSSAGLTALVGKGAEATATKIALSNNIDMSPHKGRQLNSKLIAENDLILVMEERHLSDLLGQYPEARGKTFLLGKWIDDTEIPDPYRQSHEAFEHVYQLIDRACSAWEKYL comes from the coding sequence ATGTTTAACTCAATATTAGTCGTATGTGCAGGTAATATTTGTAGAAGCCCTACCGGTGAATACCTCCTTAAAGATAAGCTGAAAGATAAGTCGGCTGATAACTCGGTAGAAAACCAAATCAAAGTTTCTTCAGCAGGATTAACCGCGTTAGTCGGTAAAGGTGCAGAGGCAACAGCAACAAAAATTGCCTTAAGCAATAATATTGATATGAGCCCACACAAAGGCCGTCAACTCAATTCAAAATTGATTGCTGAAAATGACTTGATTCTAGTGATGGAAGAGCGTCATTTAAGTGATTTGTTGGGACAATACCCAGAAGCACGAGGCAAAACCTTTTTACTCGGTAAATGGATTGATGATACCGAAATCCCAGATCCTTATCGCCAAAGCCACGAAGCGTTCGAACATGTCTATCAATTAATTGATAGAGCATGTAGCGCTTGGGAAAAATATCTGTAG
- a CDS encoding polysaccharide export protein, with protein sequence MLISSKKVIVSLALLLLSGCNIIPGSHMEGVDVEPETSTLEQDLSNINISVIDSSLISRLKDSQQTYSQAKKYTPVVTDTYDYVLGVGDVLSIGVWDHPELTIPAAVQRTAEFDGFRIQADGTITYAYAANVPAAGKTIRELHNVLVAKLSEVIEKPQLDLKVVGFKSQRTYVTGEVKRPGVFAISEIPLTLIDALNLAGGLSERADWRTVSFTRDNQVQTIKLDDFYTKGDISQNRLLKHGDIIHVNRTDNQKVFVLGDVSKAGSIEINRYGLSLAEALSDVGGLNERTANANGVFVLRKRPDNEEGIIADVYQLYAQNVVALVLADQFKLQPRDIVYVTTAPIARWNRLISQLVPTVQALESISTIKTQGNFF encoded by the coding sequence ATGTTAATATCCTCTAAAAAAGTAATTGTCTCACTAGCCTTATTGTTATTGAGCGGCTGTAATATTATCCCTGGCAGTCATATGGAAGGCGTTGATGTAGAACCTGAGACATCTACACTTGAACAAGACCTCTCAAATATAAATATCTCTGTTATAGACTCTTCATTAATATCTCGATTAAAAGACAGCCAACAAACTTATTCTCAAGCTAAAAAATATACACCAGTAGTTACAGATACGTATGATTACGTGCTGGGTGTTGGTGATGTTTTATCTATTGGTGTTTGGGACCATCCAGAATTAACTATTCCTGCCGCAGTACAACGTACCGCAGAATTTGATGGTTTTAGAATTCAAGCCGATGGCACTATCACCTATGCGTATGCTGCCAATGTACCTGCAGCGGGTAAAACAATCAGAGAATTACACAATGTTTTAGTAGCAAAGCTCAGTGAGGTTATTGAAAAACCACAATTAGACCTTAAAGTGGTTGGCTTTAAGAGTCAGCGAACGTATGTTACTGGCGAGGTGAAAAGACCTGGTGTTTTCGCTATCAGTGAAATACCTTTAACGTTAATCGATGCACTCAACCTCGCGGGTGGTTTAAGTGAAAGAGCTGATTGGCGCACGGTTAGTTTTACTCGAGATAATCAAGTACAAACCATCAAGTTAGATGATTTTTATACCAAGGGTGATATTTCTCAAAACCGCTTATTAAAACATGGTGATATTATTCATGTTAATCGTACTGATAATCAAAAAGTATTTGTATTGGGTGATGTAAGCAAAGCTGGCAGTATTGAAATTAACCGTTATGGCTTAAGCCTTGCGGAAGCGTTAAGCGACGTAGGCGGTTTAAATGAAAGAACCGCCAATGCTAACGGGGTATTTGTGTTGCGTAAACGCCCAGATAATGAAGAAGGCATTATTGCCGATGTGTATCAATTGTATGCACAAAATGTAGTGGCACTGGTGTTAGCTGATCAATTTAAATTGCAACCGCGTGATATCGTTTATGTGACCACTGCACCTATTGCACGTTGGAATCGTTTGATTAGCCAATTAGTACCAACAGTGCAAGCACTGGAAAGTATTTCAACGATTAAAACTCAAGGAAACTTTTTCTAA